The Sebastes umbrosus isolate fSebUmb1 chromosome 4, fSebUmb1.pri, whole genome shotgun sequence genome has a window encoding:
- the psma4 gene encoding proteasome subunit alpha type-4, with amino-acid sequence MSRRYDSRTTIFSPEGRLYQVEYAMEAIGHAGTCLGILASDGVLLAAERRNIHKLLDEVFFSEKIYKLNEDMACSVAGITSDANVLTNELRLIAQRYLLQYQEPIPCEQLVTALCDIKQAYTQFGGKRPFGVSLLYMGWDKHYGFQLYQSDPSGNYGGWKATCIGNNSAAAVSMLKQDFKEGEMTLSSALALAVKVLNKTMDVSKLSAEKVEIATLTREKGKTCIKVLKQKEVEVLIKKHEAEEAKAEKDKKEKDLKEKDK; translated from the exons TCTCGTCGATATGATTCAAGAACAACCATCTTCTCACCGGAGG GGCGTCTGTATCAGGTCGAGTACGCCATGGAAGCCATCGGCCACGCCGGCACATGCCTGGGAATTTTAGCCAGTGACGGAGTGCTGCTGGCGGCGGAGAGGAGGAACATTCACAAGCTGCTGGACGAAGTGTTTTTCTCAGAGAAAATCTACAAACTCAACGA AGACATGGCGTGCAGTGTGGCGGGAATCACATCAGATGCCAACGTACTGACCAATGAGCTGAGGCTTATAGCACAGAG GTACCTGCTGCAGTACCAGGAGCCAATCCCCTGCGAGCAGCTGGTCACGGCTCTGTGTGACATCAAACAGGCCTACACCCAGTTTGGAG GAAAGCGTCCGTTTGGAGTGTCGCTGCTCTACATGGGCTGGGATAAACACTACGGCTTCCAGCTCTACCAGAGCGACCCCAGTGGAAACTACGGAGGCTGGAAGGCCACCTGCATCGGAAACAACAGCGCT GCTGCCGTCTCCATGCTGAAGCAGGACTTCAAGGAGGGAGAGATGACACTTTCTTCAGCCCTCGCTCTCGCCGTCAAAGTCCTCAATAAAACCATGGACGTCAGCAAGTTGTCTGCAGAGAAAG TGGAGATCGCCACGCTGACCCGCGAGAAGGGCAAGACCTGCATCAAAGTGCTGAAGCAGAAGGAGGTCGAGGTGCTCATCAAGAAGCACGAAGCAGAAGAAGCCAAAGCTGAGAAAGACAAGAAAGAGAAAGACCTGAAAGAGAAGGACAAGTAG